TACACGGTCGGTTCAACTATGCCAGAAATCTCCGTGGAACTGTGTGCGGCGTGCCACCCATTCTACACAGGTACGCAGAAGATATTGGACACCGCACGACGCGTCGAGAAGTTTAAGGAGCGCGGGACCAAAAAGCAAGTGGCCGTACGTACGCGCACCGTCAAAAAGCAAGAGCGCGCCGCAAAACGCAAACCGAAGTTTGAAATGGAAGTCACCAAGTCCGCCCGCATTCGAAAGAGCGCGTAACAAGACAAGCTCACAAAAAGACGCTATGCTTCCCGGCAGGCGTCTTTTCCTTCTCTATGAACATCCCGGAAGAAGTACAACGTCTACACAAGGAGAAACAAA
The DNA window shown above is from Candidatus Uhrbacteria bacterium and carries:
- the rpmE gene encoding 50S ribosomal protein L31, giving the protein MKNAIHPEYFPKSKITCACGATYTVGSTMPEISVELCAACHPFYTGTQKILDTARRVEKFKERGTKKQVAVRTRTVKKQERAAKRKPKFEMEVTKSARIRKSA